In one window of Streptomyces sp. FXJ1.172 DNA:
- a CDS encoding rhodanese-like domain-containing protein codes for MIIETSQQPANPVLPVNPVLRVAPAAPAEAAAYFRASLAFHADVSDVAAALAAGGDPGFVVVDSRSTESWDQGHIPGAVHLPTALVPEQAERLLDKSVPVVTYCWGPGCNGATRSALALAELGYQVKELLGGFEYWAREGLAYETWQGPVRRDPDPLTAPVEGGCGC; via the coding sequence ATGATCATCGAGACCTCGCAGCAGCCCGCGAACCCCGTCCTGCCCGTGAACCCCGTCCTGCGCGTGGCCCCCGCCGCCCCGGCCGAGGCCGCCGCCTACTTCCGGGCCAGCCTGGCCTTCCACGCCGACGTCTCCGACGTGGCCGCCGCGCTCGCGGCCGGCGGCGACCCCGGTTTCGTCGTCGTGGACTCCCGCTCGACCGAGTCCTGGGACCAGGGCCACATCCCCGGCGCGGTCCACCTGCCCACCGCGCTCGTCCCCGAACAGGCCGAGCGGCTCCTCGACAAGTCCGTGCCCGTGGTGACGTACTGCTGGGGCCCCGGCTGCAACGGTGCCACCCGATCCGCCCTCGCCCTCGCCGAACTCGGCTACCAGGTCAAGGAGTTGCTCGGCGGCTTCGAGTACTGGGCGCGCGAGGGCCTCGCCTACGAGACCTGGCAGGGCCCGGTGCGCCGTGACCCGGATCCGCTGACCGCACCCGTCGAAGGCGGGTGCGGCTGCTGA
- a CDS encoding immunity 21 family protein, with protein MARYADPGVLEWVESVGGPLIAVPETVLPFWAGADSEDLATDYDRACEVDGHVGLLPVGDSAALVLGDDPASTSFLPEHATFVRWSAAHSEAELLAGVPAALDTAVWGSEVHWRVPGPVLLFDSAWPGRAAGRIEHLRVPLAAGTYAVRAAYAQPGPETWIGLVRLSRLAD; from the coding sequence ATGGCTCGATACGCGGATCCAGGCGTGCTGGAGTGGGTGGAGTCGGTCGGCGGCCCCCTGATAGCCGTGCCCGAGACGGTGCTGCCGTTCTGGGCCGGCGCCGACAGCGAGGACCTCGCCACGGACTACGACCGGGCGTGCGAGGTCGACGGACACGTCGGCCTGCTGCCCGTCGGCGACAGCGCGGCCCTGGTGCTCGGCGACGACCCCGCCTCCACCTCCTTCCTGCCGGAACACGCCACGTTCGTACGGTGGTCCGCCGCGCACTCCGAGGCGGAGCTGCTCGCCGGCGTCCCGGCGGCCCTCGACACGGCGGTGTGGGGGAGCGAGGTCCACTGGCGGGTGCCCGGTCCGGTGCTGCTGTTCGACTCGGCCTGGCCCGGCCGGGCAGCCGGCCGCATCGAGCACCTCCGGGTACCCCTGGCGGCCGGCACGTACGCGGTGCGGGCCGCGTATGCCCAGCCGGGCCCCGAGACCTGGATCGGGCTGGTACGGCTCAGCAGACTCGCCGACTGA
- a CDS encoding SixA phosphatase family protein, producing MSARAGAAGPLRRLVLLRHAKSAWPEGVEDHRRPLAARGLRDAPAAGRTLAEADCLPDLALCSTAVRARRTWELASAEWGTPPPVRYDQRLYAAGVADLLEVVREVPSEVETLLLVGHNPGLEELVLELAGDGLDDTLERVRTKFPTAAIAVLTWHGTGWSALVPGAALLTWVTVPRGSKE from the coding sequence GTGAGTGCGCGGGCGGGTGCGGCGGGCCCGCTGCGCCGGCTGGTGCTGCTGCGGCACGCCAAGTCCGCCTGGCCCGAGGGCGTCGAGGACCACCGCAGGCCGCTCGCGGCGCGCGGCCTGCGGGACGCCCCGGCCGCCGGGCGCACCCTCGCCGAGGCCGACTGCCTGCCCGACCTCGCCCTGTGTTCCACGGCCGTACGCGCCCGCCGCACCTGGGAGCTGGCCTCCGCCGAGTGGGGCACCCCACCGCCCGTGCGCTACGACCAGCGGCTGTACGCGGCAGGTGTGGCGGACTTGCTGGAGGTGGTCCGCGAGGTGCCGTCCGAGGTGGAGACCCTGCTGCTGGTCGGGCACAACCCCGGGCTGGAGGAACTCGTCCTCGAGCTGGCCGGGGACGGCCTCGACGACACGCTTGAGCGGGTGCGGACCAAGTTCCCGACAGCCGCGATCGCCGTCCTCACCTGGCACGGCACCGGCTGGTCCGCGCTCGTCCCCGGAGCGGCCCTGCTCACGTGGGTGACCGTGCCGCGCGGGAGCAAGGAGTAA
- a CDS encoding ferredoxin, with the protein MRLVVDLNKCQGYAQCAFLAPDVFAMHGEESLVYNPHAPEEQRERLARAVAACPVQAITADGLEDLAGEPGAGAAQEASDVR; encoded by the coding sequence ATGAGGCTCGTCGTCGATCTCAACAAATGTCAGGGGTACGCCCAGTGCGCGTTCCTCGCTCCCGACGTCTTCGCCATGCACGGCGAGGAATCACTGGTCTACAACCCGCACGCCCCCGAGGAGCAGCGGGAGCGGCTGGCGCGTGCGGTGGCCGCCTGCCCGGTGCAGGCGATCACGGCCGACGGGCTGGAGGACCTCGCGGGTGAGCCGGGCGCGGGAGCCGCCCAGGAGGCGTCCGATGTCCGCTGA
- a CDS encoding CoA-binding protein, whose protein sequence is MYGDEATIRRILTELGDTWAVVGLSTNRSRAAFGVARTLQRFGKRIVPVHPKAETVHGEKGYASLAEIPFDVDVVDVFVNSDLAGPVADEAVAKGARAVWFQLGVVDEAAFERTRAAGLDMVMDRCPAIEIPLLR, encoded by the coding sequence CTGTACGGCGACGAAGCGACGATCCGCAGGATCCTGACCGAGCTGGGCGACACCTGGGCCGTGGTCGGCCTGTCCACGAACCGGAGCCGGGCCGCCTTCGGAGTGGCGCGGACGCTGCAGCGGTTCGGCAAGCGGATCGTGCCCGTGCACCCGAAGGCGGAGACGGTGCACGGCGAGAAGGGCTACGCCTCCCTCGCGGAGATCCCCTTCGACGTGGACGTGGTCGACGTCTTCGTGAACAGCGACCTGGCCGGCCCGGTGGCCGACGAGGCCGTGGCGAAGGGCGCGCGGGCGGTGTGGTTCCAGCTGGGGGTCGTGGACGAGGCCGCGTTCGAGCGGACCCGGGCGGCGGGCCTGGACATGGTGATGGACAGGTGCCCGGCGATCGAAATTCCCCTTCTGCGATAG
- a CDS encoding cytochrome P450 codes for MTQAPLFQQITDFANRADPYPLYEELRKNPVLHEEEGGPYVFSSYYDIEALLHDPRISSDAANLAAAGTDTLAQAEETGGLPPSFLRLDPPEHDRLRRIANSAFGPPHRPRRVENMRGDMAAIVTELIDGFGDARQIDLVDRFAYPFPVTVICRLLGVPREDEPRFRAWVDPLVASLDPETRQGADAEFTKAAQEARMQLGMYLSGLVEERAREPRDDLLSDLVNSRGPDGAMTMMEVLSTAVLLLIAGHETTVNLITNGMLTLLRHPAILQRLRQDPGLSVNIVEELLRYEPPVQIVPQRTCITDIEVRGVTIPKGSRLWLVLAAGNRDPERFKDPERFDPDRGDIQHLGFGSGIHSCFGAPLARLETQIALSELARRLENPRLVEDPPPYRQNAVLRGPRHLEIAFDALR; via the coding sequence ATGACGCAAGCCCCGCTGTTCCAGCAGATCACCGACTTCGCCAACCGTGCCGACCCCTACCCGCTGTACGAGGAGCTGCGCAAGAACCCGGTCCTGCACGAGGAGGAGGGCGGCCCCTACGTCTTCAGCTCGTACTACGACATCGAGGCCCTGCTGCACGATCCCCGGATCAGCTCCGACGCCGCGAACCTCGCCGCCGCCGGAACCGACACGCTGGCCCAGGCGGAGGAGACCGGAGGACTGCCGCCGTCCTTCCTGCGGCTCGATCCGCCGGAGCACGACCGGCTCCGGCGCATCGCCAACAGCGCCTTCGGACCGCCGCACCGGCCGCGTCGGGTCGAGAACATGCGGGGCGACATGGCGGCCATCGTCACGGAGCTGATCGACGGCTTCGGGGACGCGCGGCAGATCGACCTGGTCGACCGGTTCGCCTATCCCTTCCCGGTGACCGTGATCTGCCGGCTGCTCGGGGTGCCCCGGGAGGACGAGCCCCGCTTCCGTGCCTGGGTCGATCCGCTGGTCGCCAGCCTCGACCCGGAGACCCGGCAGGGCGCGGACGCCGAGTTCACGAAGGCCGCGCAGGAGGCGCGGATGCAGCTCGGGATGTACCTGTCCGGGCTGGTCGAGGAGCGCGCCAGGGAACCCCGGGACGACCTGTTGTCCGACCTGGTCAACAGCCGTGGTCCGGACGGCGCCATGACGATGATGGAGGTGCTCAGCACCGCGGTGCTGCTGCTGATCGCCGGTCACGAGACGACGGTCAACCTGATCACGAACGGCATGCTCACCTTGTTGCGGCACCCCGCCATCCTGCAGCGGCTGCGCCAGGACCCGGGTCTGTCCGTGAACATCGTGGAGGAGTTGCTGCGCTACGAGCCACCGGTGCAGATCGTGCCGCAGCGCACCTGCATCACCGACATCGAGGTGCGCGGGGTCACCATCCCCAAGGGTTCGCGCCTCTGGCTGGTCCTGGCCGCGGGCAACCGTGACCCGGAGCGGTTCAAGGACCCCGAGCGCTTCGACCCCGACCGCGGGGACATCCAGCACCTGGGCTTCGGCAGCGGCATCCACAGCTGCTTCGGCGCTCCGCTGGCCCGGCTGGAGACCCAGATCGCCCTGTCCGAGCTGGCCCGGCGGCTGGAGAATCCCCGGCTGGTCGAGGACCCGCCGCCCTACCGGCAGAACGCGGTGCTGCGCGGCCCCCGCCATCTGGAGATCGCCTTCGACGCACTGCGCTGA
- a CDS encoding NAD(P)/FAD-dependent oxidoreductase: MSADHLDWLRREGRILIVGASLAGLRAAETLRAEGFTGELTLIGDEPYEPYDRPPLSKSVLLGMASPHHTELPHRWEVDAKWRLGIPASGLDLAAKRVRLADGDEVPYDRLLIATGVRARPWPKEDEARLSGVCVLRTRDDAADLYQRLKAGPRRVFVIGAGFAGSEIASACREMGLAVTVAERAGAPLVGALGGVVGAVAADLQTESGVDLRTHVTVTALEGDSVGRVRAVHLSDESVVEADVVVVSLGSQRNTDWLAGSGLGAGPNGIACDAGCRAFDFRGIVTDDVFVAGDVARSPHALFGYQFLSLEHWGNAVAQAETAAHNMICHGADRRPHLWMPAFWSSMFGVNIKSVGVPPMGDQLMITQGSPAERRFVGVYGYQGRVIAAVSFDSARWLEFYARQIERGAPFPVEFPTMDRRPEGRQPVAADFPDPSLPTHGPTVTLTGYSPADQQLVFHPALH; the protein is encoded by the coding sequence ATGTCCGCTGACCACCTGGACTGGCTCAGGCGCGAGGGCCGGATCCTCATCGTGGGTGCCTCCCTGGCCGGCCTGCGGGCGGCGGAGACGCTGCGCGCCGAGGGCTTCACCGGCGAGCTGACCCTGATCGGTGACGAGCCCTACGAGCCGTACGACCGGCCGCCGCTGTCGAAGTCCGTCCTGCTGGGCATGGCGTCCCCGCACCACACCGAGCTGCCGCACCGCTGGGAGGTCGACGCCAAGTGGCGGCTCGGCATCCCGGCGAGCGGTCTGGACCTGGCGGCCAAGCGGGTCAGGCTGGCCGACGGGGACGAGGTGCCCTACGACCGGCTGCTCATCGCGACCGGGGTGCGCGCCCGGCCCTGGCCGAAGGAGGACGAGGCCCGGCTCAGCGGCGTATGTGTGCTGCGGACGCGGGACGACGCGGCCGATCTCTACCAGCGCCTGAAGGCGGGACCGCGCCGGGTGTTCGTCATCGGTGCCGGGTTCGCCGGTTCGGAGATCGCCTCGGCCTGCCGCGAGATGGGCCTCGCGGTCACCGTGGCGGAGCGCGCGGGGGCGCCGCTGGTGGGCGCGCTCGGCGGAGTGGTCGGCGCGGTCGCCGCCGACCTGCAGACCGAGAGCGGCGTGGACCTGCGCACCCATGTCACGGTGACCGCGCTGGAGGGTGACTCGGTCGGCCGGGTACGGGCCGTCCATCTGTCCGACGAGAGTGTCGTCGAGGCGGACGTGGTCGTGGTCTCGCTCGGCTCGCAGCGCAACACCGACTGGCTGGCCGGGTCGGGGCTGGGCGCCGGGCCCAACGGCATCGCGTGCGACGCGGGCTGCCGCGCCTTCGACTTCCGGGGCATCGTCACGGACGACGTCTTCGTGGCGGGCGACGTGGCGCGCTCCCCGCACGCGCTGTTCGGCTACCAGTTCCTCTCGCTGGAGCACTGGGGCAACGCCGTCGCGCAGGCGGAGACGGCCGCGCACAACATGATCTGCCACGGCGCCGACCGGCGCCCGCACCTGTGGATGCCGGCGTTCTGGTCGTCGATGTTCGGCGTGAACATCAAGTCGGTCGGCGTCCCGCCCATGGGTGACCAGCTGATGATCACGCAAGGTTCGCCGGCCGAGCGCCGGTTCGTCGGCGTGTACGGCTACCAGGGCCGCGTCATCGCCGCCGTGAGCTTCGACAGCGCCCGGTGGCTGGAGTTCTACGCGCGGCAGATCGAGCGGGGCGCGCCGTTCCCGGTGGAGTTCCCGACGATGGACCGGCGTCCCGAGGGCCGGCAGCCGGTGGCGGCGGACTTCCCCGACCCGTCCCTGCCCACCCACGGCCCGACCGTGACACTCACCGGTTACTCACCGGCCGACCAGCAGCTGGTCTTCCACCCGGCGCTGCACTGA
- a CDS encoding exonuclease SbcCD subunit D → MRLLHTSDWHLGRAFHRVNMLGAQAEFIGHLVTTVREHAVDAVVVSGDVYDRAVPPLAAVELFDDALHRLAGLGVPTVMISGNHDSARRLGVGAGLIERAGIHLRTDPAAAGTPVVLADAHGDVAFYGLPYLEPALVKDEFAVDKAAHEAVLGAAMDRVRADLATRADGTRSVVLAHAFVTGGEPSDSERDITVGGVAAVPAGVFDGVDYAALGHLHGCQTLTERVRYSGSPLAYSFSEAGHRKSMWLIDLGADGSVTAERLDCPVPRPLARIRGTLDDLLADPALARHEDAWVEATLTDPARPADPMARLTERFPHTLSLVFAPERAPDDAGVSYARRLAGRSDQQVAQDFVAHVRGAGPDDGELDVLREAFDEVRADDAVREVAR, encoded by the coding sequence ATGAGACTTCTGCACACGTCCGACTGGCATCTCGGCCGGGCCTTCCACCGGGTGAACATGCTCGGGGCCCAGGCCGAGTTCATCGGTCACCTCGTCACCACCGTGCGTGAGCACGCCGTGGACGCGGTGGTCGTGTCCGGTGACGTGTACGACCGCGCGGTGCCCCCGCTCGCCGCGGTCGAGCTGTTCGACGACGCGCTGCACCGCCTCGCCGGCCTCGGCGTGCCCACGGTGATGATCTCCGGCAACCACGACTCGGCCCGCCGCCTCGGCGTCGGCGCCGGACTCATCGAGCGCGCGGGCATCCATCTGCGCACCGATCCGGCCGCCGCCGGCACCCCGGTCGTGCTGGCCGACGCCCACGGCGATGTCGCCTTCTACGGTCTGCCGTATCTCGAACCGGCATTGGTGAAGGACGAGTTCGCGGTGGACAAGGCCGCGCACGAGGCCGTGCTCGGCGCCGCCATGGACCGCGTCCGCGCCGACCTCGCCACGCGCGCGGACGGCACCCGCTCCGTCGTCCTCGCCCACGCCTTCGTCACCGGCGGCGAGCCCAGCGACAGCGAGCGCGACATCACGGTCGGCGGCGTGGCCGCCGTACCGGCGGGCGTCTTCGACGGCGTCGACTATGCGGCCCTCGGCCATCTGCACGGCTGCCAGACCCTCACCGAGCGCGTGCGCTACTCCGGCTCCCCGCTCGCCTACTCCTTCTCCGAGGCCGGCCACCGCAAGAGCATGTGGCTGATCGACCTCGGCGCCGACGGCTCCGTCACCGCCGAGCGCCTCGACTGCCCGGTGCCGCGCCCCCTGGCCCGCATCAGGGGCACCCTGGACGACCTCCTCGCCGACCCGGCGCTGGCCCGCCACGAGGACGCCTGGGTCGAGGCCACGCTCACCGACCCGGCCCGCCCGGCCGACCCCATGGCCCGCCTCACCGAGCGCTTCCCGCACACCCTCAGCCTCGTCTTCGCCCCCGAGCGCGCCCCGGACGACGCCGGGGTGTCGTACGCCCGGCGCCTCGCGGGCCGCAGTGACCAGCAGGTCGCCCAGGACTTCGTCGCCCATGTGCGCGGCGCCGGGCCGGACGATGGGGAGCTGGACGTGCTGCGCGAGGCGTTCGACGAGGTGCGCGCCGACGACGCCGTACGGGAGGTGGCCCGGTGA
- a CDS encoding YigZ family protein: MQDEYRTVARAGVHETEINRSRFLCALAPAATEQEAQDFIAAVRKEHADATHNCWAYVIGADASVQKASDDGEPGGTAGVPMLQMLLRREMRYVVAVVTRYYGGVKLGAGGLIRAYGGAVGEALDTLGTLTRRRFRLATVTVDHQRAGKVQNDLRATGREVRDVRYGEAVTMEIGLPDADVDAFRAWLADVTAGTAEFELGGEAYGDA; the protein is encoded by the coding sequence ATGCAGGACGAGTACCGCACAGTCGCTCGCGCGGGCGTGCACGAGACCGAGATCAACCGCTCCCGCTTCCTGTGCGCCCTCGCCCCGGCCGCCACCGAGCAGGAGGCACAGGACTTCATCGCCGCCGTCCGCAAGGAGCACGCCGACGCCACGCACAACTGCTGGGCCTACGTCATCGGAGCCGACGCCTCGGTGCAGAAGGCCAGCGACGACGGCGAACCGGGCGGCACCGCCGGCGTCCCCATGCTCCAGATGCTCCTGCGCCGTGAGATGCGCTACGTCGTCGCGGTCGTCACCCGCTACTACGGCGGCGTCAAGCTCGGCGCCGGCGGACTCATCCGCGCCTACGGTGGTGCCGTCGGCGAGGCCCTCGACACGCTCGGCACACTCACCCGGCGCCGCTTCCGGCTGGCCACCGTGACCGTCGACCACCAGCGCGCGGGCAAGGTCCAGAACGACCTGCGCGCCACCGGCCGCGAGGTCCGGGACGTGCGCTACGGCGAGGCCGTCACCATGGAGATCGGCCTGCCGGACGCCGACGTGGACGCCTTCCGCGCCTGGCTGGCGGATGTGACGGCGGGCACGGCGGAGTTCGAGCTGGGCGGGGAGGCGTACGGCGACGCGTGA
- a CDS encoding AAA family ATPase: protein MRLHRLDITAFGPFGGSQSVDFDALSAAGLFLLHGPTGAGKTSVLDAVCYALYGAVPGARQSGSGQGMNLRSDHAEPGSRAEVRLDLTVAGRRLEVTRQPAWERRKLRGTGTTVDKAQSWLREYDSITGTWKDLSRSHQEIGTEFEQLLGMSREQFCQVVLLPQGDFARFLRADAEARGRLLGRLFDTQRFADVEKRLAERRRATEARVREGDAALLADAHRMQQEAGDAMQLPELAPGDPGLAEAVLCAAAVARATARERLTVAHCRLGTAESAHTEARRALDEARELARLQARFAEARQRAERLQQHSGAHREAQERMERSRKAEAVAPALELREAAEKEHRRAAAAEAHARGTLPGCYAGAGASGLAAAARRAAGELGGLDAARRAEQRLDRLAEERCGLDRQERADEDVLREADAWLDGWDTTRGALQARVDSAQEAATRAEQLAVQREPMHGRLTAARTRDALAADLEEARRRALASEQRALGARAHWLDLKEQRLNGIAAELADRLTDGEPCAVCGATEHPAPARKVAGHVDREAEERAHQASRQADRQHTEDERRLGVVREALAAATAEAGDTPTDQLEAAERALEQEYTRARREASALHAAHEELRRAEREREQRLADRQQAAVRAASRLTRRDTLEREQAVLDAELTQARGTADSVAARAAQLERQVTQLTEAAEATRAAEDAAQRLKDADARLADAAYRAGFDTPQAAAAALLDAAAHRELQHRLDAWQSEEAAVRAVLAEAGTAAAAQQPPADLAAAERAAAEAERRLRAAASARDAADRCRTELDRLSARATGAVRRIAPLREEYDRVARLAALTAGTSADNERKMRLESYVLAARLEQVAAAATARLQRMSSGRYTLVHSDDRTGRGRSGLGLHVVDAWTGRERDTATLSGGETFFASLALALGLADVVTDEAGGVRLDTLFIDEGFGSLDDQTLDEVLDVLDSLRERDRSVGIVSHVPDLRRRIHAQLEVVKGRTGSVLRQRGV, encoded by the coding sequence GTGAGGCTGCACCGGCTCGACATCACGGCCTTCGGGCCCTTCGGCGGCTCCCAGAGCGTCGACTTCGACGCCCTGTCCGCCGCCGGGCTCTTCCTGCTGCACGGCCCCACGGGCGCGGGCAAGACCTCCGTCCTGGACGCCGTCTGCTACGCCCTGTACGGCGCCGTGCCCGGCGCCCGGCAGAGCGGAAGCGGCCAGGGCATGAACCTGCGCAGCGACCACGCCGAGCCCGGCTCGCGCGCCGAGGTCCGCCTGGACCTCACCGTCGCGGGGCGCCGCCTGGAGGTCACCCGGCAGCCGGCCTGGGAGCGGCGCAAGCTGCGCGGCACGGGCACGACGGTCGACAAGGCCCAGAGCTGGCTGCGCGAGTACGACAGCATCACCGGCACCTGGAAGGACCTCAGCCGCTCCCACCAGGAGATCGGCACCGAATTCGAGCAGCTGCTCGGCATGAGCCGCGAGCAGTTCTGCCAGGTCGTACTGCTGCCCCAGGGCGACTTCGCCCGCTTCCTGCGCGCCGACGCCGAGGCCCGCGGCAGGCTCCTCGGCCGGCTCTTCGACACCCAGCGCTTCGCCGATGTCGAAAAGCGCCTCGCCGAACGCCGCCGCGCCACCGAGGCACGCGTGCGTGAGGGCGACGCGGCGCTGCTCGCCGACGCCCACCGCATGCAGCAGGAAGCCGGCGACGCCATGCAGCTGCCCGAGCTGGCACCCGGCGATCCGGGCCTGGCCGAGGCGGTTCTCTGCGCCGCCGCCGTGGCGCGCGCCACCGCCCGGGAACGGCTCACCGTCGCCCACTGCCGCCTCGGCACCGCCGAGTCCGCGCACACCGAAGCCCGCCGCGCCCTGGACGAGGCGCGCGAACTCGCCCGGCTGCAGGCCAGGTTCGCCGAGGCCCGGCAGCGCGCAGAGCGACTCCAGCAGCACTCCGGCGCCCACCGCGAGGCCCAGGAGCGCATGGAGCGGTCCCGCAAGGCCGAAGCGGTCGCGCCCGCCCTGGAGCTGCGCGAGGCCGCCGAGAAGGAGCACCGCAGGGCCGCGGCGGCCGAGGCACACGCGCGCGGGACGCTGCCGGGCTGCTACGCCGGCGCCGGCGCGAGCGGACTCGCGGCAGCCGCCCGCCGGGCCGCCGGGGAACTGGGCGGCCTGGACGCGGCCCGCCGCGCCGAGCAGCGGCTCGACCGGCTGGCCGAGGAGCGCTGCGGACTCGACCGGCAGGAGCGCGCCGACGAGGACGTACTGCGCGAGGCCGACGCCTGGCTCGACGGCTGGGACACCACCCGTGGCGCGCTCCAGGCGCGCGTCGACTCCGCCCAGGAGGCCGCCACCCGCGCCGAACAGCTCGCCGTCCAGCGGGAACCGATGCATGGGCGCCTCACCGCGGCCCGCACCCGGGACGCGCTGGCCGCGGACCTGGAGGAGGCACGGCGCAGGGCGCTCGCCTCCGAGCAGCGTGCCCTCGGCGCCCGCGCCCACTGGCTCGACCTGAAGGAACAGCGCCTGAACGGCATCGCCGCCGAGCTGGCCGACCGGCTCACCGACGGCGAGCCCTGCGCCGTGTGCGGAGCCACCGAACACCCCGCCCCGGCCCGCAAGGTCGCGGGGCACGTCGACCGCGAGGCGGAGGAACGGGCTCACCAGGCATCCCGGCAGGCCGACCGGCAGCACACCGAGGACGAGCGGCGGCTCGGCGTCGTGCGCGAGGCCCTGGCCGCCGCCACCGCCGAGGCCGGCGACACCCCGACCGACCAACTCGAAGCCGCAGAACGCGCGTTGGAGCAGGAGTACACCCGGGCGCGCCGCGAGGCCTCGGCCCTGCACGCCGCCCACGAGGAGCTGCGGCGCGCCGAGCGCGAGCGCGAGCAGCGCCTGGCCGACCGCCAGCAGGCCGCCGTACGGGCCGCCTCCCGGCTCACCCGGCGCGACACCCTGGAGCGCGAACAGGCGGTGCTGGATGCCGAGTTGACGCAGGCGCGCGGCACTGCCGACAGCGTGGCCGCGCGGGCCGCGCAGCTCGAGCGGCAGGTCACGCAGCTCACCGAGGCCGCCGAAGCCACGCGCGCCGCCGAGGACGCCGCCCAGCGCCTGAAGGACGCCGACGCCCGCCTCGCCGACGCCGCCTACCGGGCCGGCTTCGACACCCCGCAGGCCGCGGCCGCCGCCCTCCTGGACGCGGCCGCCCACCGCGAGCTGCAACACCGCCTGGACGCCTGGCAGTCGGAGGAAGCGGCCGTCCGGGCCGTGCTGGCCGAGGCCGGCACCGCGGCCGCCGCCCAGCAGCCGCCCGCCGACCTGGCCGCGGCGGAGCGGGCCGCGGCCGAGGCGGAGCGCCGCCTGCGCGCGGCGGCCTCCGCGCGCGACGCGGCCGACCGCTGCCGCACCGAGCTGGACCGCCTCTCCGCGCGGGCCACAGGGGCGGTACGACGCATCGCACCGCTGCGCGAGGAGTACGACCGGGTCGCCCGCCTCGCCGCCCTCACCGCGGGCACCTCCGCCGACAACGAACGCAAGATGCGCCTGGAGTCGTATGTGCTGGCGGCCCGCCTGGAGCAGGTCGCCGCCGCCGCGACCGCGCGGCTGCAGCGCATGTCCTCGGGCCGCTACACCCTCGTCCACTCCGACGACCGCACCGGCCGCGGCCGCAGCGGGCTCGGGCTGCACGTGGTCGACGCCTGGACCGGGCGCGAGCGCGACACCGCCACCCTGTCCGGCGGCGAGACCTTCTTCGCCTCGCTCGCGCTCGCCCTCGGCCTCGCGGACGTCGTCACCGACGAGGCCGGCGGGGTGCGCCTCGACACCCTCTTCATCGACGAGGGCTTCGGCAGCCTCGACGACCAGACCCTCGACGAGGTCCTCGACGTCCTCGACTCACTCCGGGAGCGGGACCGGAGCGTGGGCATCGTCAGCCATGTCCCGGACCTGCGCCGCCGGATCCATGCGCAGCTGGAGGTGGTGAAGGGGAGGACGGGGTCGGTACTGCGGCAGCGGGGGGTCTGA
- a CDS encoding Lrp/AsnC family transcriptional regulator, which produces MTVYSPDATDWRILEVLQREGRASYAELARAVSMSPSAVTERVRRLEEAGVIQGYAAVVDPERLGLTILAFVRLRYPNGNYKPFHDLVAATPEILEAHHVTGDDCFVLKVAARSMSHLEQVSGKIGALGSVTTSVVYSSPLPRRALGH; this is translated from the coding sequence ATGACCGTGTATTCCCCGGACGCCACCGACTGGCGCATCCTCGAGGTCCTCCAGCGCGAGGGACGGGCCAGCTACGCCGAACTGGCGCGCGCCGTCTCGATGTCGCCGAGCGCCGTCACCGAACGGGTACGGCGGCTGGAGGAGGCCGGCGTGATCCAGGGGTACGCGGCGGTCGTGGACCCGGAGCGGCTCGGCCTGACGATCCTGGCGTTCGTGCGGCTGCGCTACCCGAACGGAAACTACAAGCCGTTCCACGATCTGGTGGCCGCCACGCCCGAGATCCTGGAGGCGCACCATGTGACGGGCGACGACTGCTTCGTCCTCAAGGTCGCCGCGCGGTCCATGTCCCATCTGGAGCAGGTCTCCGGGAAGATCGGCGCGCTGGGCTCGGTGACCACCAGCGTCGTGTACTCCTCGCCACTGCCCCGCCGCGCGCTGGGACACTGA